In Bacillus pumilus, the sequence AGAATACGTTCATCAAACCATCGGCAGCACAGCATCTTTAGTAAAGGTGGTTGCATTTTTCTCTACAATAGCTGCTTTTGGAACCGCCAGTCTAATGCTATTAATGTTTCTGCACATGTTAAAGGCGAAAGATTCAAGTCGTAACCATATGTTAAGAATGATTGGATTTTCTATAAAAGATTTAACGGGACAATACTTAACAAGTTTTATCGTGGTTCTCTCTTTTGGCGCCTTTATTGGAACAATCGCTGTCAATACCATTGGTTCTGCTTTAATGAGTGTAGGTGGAGCATCCTTAGGGGCATCAAGCCTTCAGTGGTTGGCACCACAATGGGTGTCAGTCGTGTACCCACTCTCACTGTTTATCGTCAGCTTAGCTTTAACCTCTTGGTTATTGAAGACGTTTTTTTCTAGCAAAACCACCCAACATACACTTTCATAAGGAGATGTTTCACATGGAACACTTAATAGAAACAGAGCGATTGTCTTTGCAAATTGATTCATTAAAAGGGCAAAAGCAAACTATTCTTAAAAATATTCATTTATCGATTAAGGCCGGAGAGTTCGTGACCATTATGGGACCTTCCGGATGCGGGAAAACCTCTTTGCTTTATCAGCTTAGCGGTATAGAAACAGCCTCAGCGGGAGAGATCAAATATAAAGACCAATTACTATCAAAAATGACAGACAAACAGTTAACGGCTCTGCGCTTAACAGAGATGGGGTTCGTCTTTCAACACAGCCACTTACTAAAGAATCTCAATTTATTTGATAACATTATCGCTGCAGCTTATTTAGCGAAAAAAAAGCCGAGAAAAGAAGTAAATGAACGAGCTAAATATTTAATGGAGAAACTTGATATTGATCATTTAGCAGATAGATATTTGTCAGAAGTATCTGGTGGACAGCTCCAAAGAGCCTCTATCTGTCGGGCTCTTATGAATGAACCAGACATTCTTTTTGCCGATGAGCCAACAGGTGCCCTTAATTCAAGTACCACAAAGGAAGTCATGAATATTTTTTCAAAAATTCACTCTGAAGGAACAACTCTACTTCTCGTCACACATGATCCGAAAGTTGCTCTCCGCTCTGAAAGAATGATGTTTATGAATGATGGAGAAATTGTATCCAGTTTATATTTAGGGAAATACGAACGCTTAACTGCTGAGAAACGAGAAATTAGGTTAAATAATTGGTTGCAAGATTTAGGGTTTTAACGGGGGTATAAACAGGCAGAGAGCTGCCTGTTTTACTTTTTCTGACACTCAAACGAATAATCCATAGACAAGTAATTAGTTTCTAATATGATTTTGCCATCTGCTTGTTGACATGACTCTGTCAGCAGTTCAATTTCTTTGCTATAAAAGTATCTCTTTGACATGTAAAGAGTCACTAGAACGAGTAAAAGTGTCGTGATCATTAGTGTGATTTTCCAGTTTAAGATTTGAGATCTTTTTTTCAATTCAACATCCTTTCTAAAATACGAGAGTTTTTATAATTTGTACTTATATTCACCTTTGTCCACTTCAGTCAGTTTCTTTTCCATCATGATCTAGCAACATCATAACTGATTTTCCCTGCTAGATCGACCCTTCATTCTTCCTCTTCCTTACCTAAAATTGCTTTATTTTAACTATATGGGGTGATGTTTTCGAACATAAAGATAAAACTGATTGTATTTATCACTTTTTTAGACTTCTAAAAAAAGTTTTTATCCATTTGTACAAACAATCATTCACCGTTACAATATCGTACATCACATGACCTAAGGTCCTTTTTATTACCTCTTGTCAATCACCTCGCAGAAACGATTATATTTTACCAAAAATTGTGATATCGTTTTTTAGTGAAACAGGTGAAAGGATCTTAAAGAGGTGAAATTTTGATGACTATCATTTCAGCTGAACAGGTGGGGAACCGTTTAAATGATTGGCGAATTGCGATTCGTAAGCATGATGTACAGAGTGCAAAGGCAATGTACACAGAATTACAGGAATTACTTCAAGAAATGGAAGAGAATCAGGAGGTCTTGACTTATTATTCATTGCTAGAAGGCAAGTATAAACTCATGTTATATGAACGAAGAGGTAAAAAACTGAATGAACAGACAGAGCTGGATTGCCCCTCTAAAACAAACGACTTAATTGAATACTATTTTTACCTTTACAAAGCCCTTTACGCTTCATATAAAAGAGACTATGCATCAGCGATTGGACTATTTAAAATTGCCGAGAAAAAACTACAAAACATTCCTGATGAAATAGAAGTAGCAGAATTCCATACAAAGATCGCAAACTTATATATGCTGCTTCGTCAAAGCCTGATTTCACTTCACTATATTCAGAATGCCATTGATATTTTTAAAAGTCATGAAGGCTATGAAAGAAGACTGGCGGCAGCCATTGTGATCGCCGCTGCTAATTTTATGGATATTGGTGACTTCATAAGAGCAGAAAGCTACTACAAAAAAGCATTACACATCGCAAACAGTCTAAACGATCATTTTCTAACATCACAGCTGTATCATAATATCAGCATTCTGTATGCTGAAACTGGAGAATCAAAAAAATGTATCGATGCACTAGAACAGGCTCTTAGTGATGATGACTATCTTTCATCGTGTTATTTCCATCACTCCATGTTTATGTTAATAAAAGAGCTGCTCTCCATCGATGAAAGAACACAAGCACTCTATTATTTCGAATTGGTCAAACAAAAACATGCAACGGAGAAAAGCCCCATCTATACAGCAAAAATGAATTTGCTCCACCATTTATATTTCACTGAGGATATGGTCAAAAAAGCTCAAGCCTGTTTCGATGAAATCAGCATTTTGAAAGAATTAAAGGATGCGGAGGGTGCCCGTGAATTAAGTGCACTGGCTGCCAGACACTTTGAAGAGCTGGGGGCAATTCATCAAGCCTATCTCTTTTTAAAGGACGCCTATCACATGGAACACACTACACTTGACTGGAGGAATTCAAATGAAAAAAATGAGTTTACTGATTTTCACTTTAGCCATCGTTGTTTTCGGACAAACAGTGTCTTTCAATTCCTTAAATGAAACGAATCCTGGTACAACAGAACGACCTATCGGAACATAATTTAAAACGGGACAATACAAAGAACCACTCGCCTTATTACAAGGCAAGTGGTTCCACATTTATTTTAATTCTTGATAAGAAATGAGGCGGTGGATATGTACCGCAAGATAAGTAAGTTCATCATTAGGAATGACGATACTATGCACCTGTTTAATATAATCTTTGATTTTGAAGGCAACATCCATCGCTTGAGGATACAAGTGAGCAATTTGTTCAAACAACTCATTTTCTTGATCTGATAATAATTTATTTGCATAAAATCTTTCTACAAAGAATTTCACATGGGTAATGAACCGGCTGTAATGAATATTCTCTTGATCCATTTTCATATTTAACGTATATCGCACGAGATTGACAATACTCCCGATCATCTTTGCATATTTCATGCCATCTTTCGAATCGGATTCTTCACCTAGTGCATTGATTAAATGAAAGGCGATATTGGCCGCTTCTTCCTTTGGTAATTGTATGCCTAATGTCTCATTAACCAACTCAAGCGCATAATTACCTACTTCAAATTCTTCAGTATAATAGTTTTTGATTTCCCAGTACACGCGATTTGTGATATTAATATTCTTTTTGTGTCGTTCTACTGCAAAATTCAAATGGTCCATTAAGGTGAAATAGACACCTGAATTTAGGTTTGTGTTCAAGCGCTTTTCTGCGTATTGAACGATGTGCTGAGTTAAATCTATGAACTCTTGAGGCATTGAATCTAACAGTTGAAGAAATTCTTTTGCCCTCATATTATCAACTGACATAAATACTTGGTCTGCCTTCTTCTCTTCTATCATTTGACCCGGCTTCTGTCCATAGCCGATCCCTCGGCCGAATAAAACCATCTCCTGTTGGTTCTGATCTTCAGCCAGGACCACACTCGAGTTTAAAACTTTTTTGATTTTAAACATCGTCATCACCTGTTTTCATGATTGTGGTTTTTCAATCAAGCGATTCACCATTTGTCTCAATGACCTTTTGGTACCAATAAAACGAGTCTTTCCGAGAACGTTTTAATGTACCATTTCCATCGTCATCCTGATCTACGTGAATAAAGCCATAGCGTTTTGACATTTGTGATGTACCTGCACTAATAATATCAATTGAACCCCAGCTCGTATATCCAAAGAGATCGACGCCTTCTTCAATTGCTTCTCTCATTTGACGGAAGTGCTCTTTGAAATAGTTTATACGATAGTCGTCATGGATAGATCCATCACTTTCAACAACATCCTTTGCACCCATGCCGTTCTCTACAATGATAAGAGGTTTTTGATAACGGTCATACAATTCTATCAAAGATATTTTCAGACCAACCGGATCAATTTGCCAGCCCCAGTCAGTTGATGGCAGGTAAGGATTTTTGACCCCACGAATCGTATTTCCTTCAGTCTGTTCTAATCCTTCTTGGGCTGATTCAGTTAAAGACATATAGTAGCTAAACGAGATAAAATCTACTGTGTTTTCTTTTAAAATGGCAAGGTCATCCGCTTCCATTTGGATATGAATATTTTTTCTCTC encodes:
- a CDS encoding ABC transporter ATP-binding protein, producing MEHLIETERLSLQIDSLKGQKQTILKNIHLSIKAGEFVTIMGPSGCGKTSLLYQLSGIETASAGEIKYKDQLLSKMTDKQLTALRLTEMGFVFQHSHLLKNLNLFDNIIAAAYLAKKKPRKEVNERAKYLMEKLDIDHLADRYLSEVSGGQLQRASICRALMNEPDILFADEPTGALNSSTTKEVMNIFSKIHSEGTTLLLVTHDPKVALRSERMMFMNDGEIVSSLYLGKYERLTAEKREIRLNNWLQDLGF
- a CDS encoding Rap family tetratricopeptide repeat protein is translated as MTIISAEQVGNRLNDWRIAIRKHDVQSAKAMYTELQELLQEMEENQEVLTYYSLLEGKYKLMLYERRGKKLNEQTELDCPSKTNDLIEYYFYLYKALYASYKRDYASAIGLFKIAEKKLQNIPDEIEVAEFHTKIANLYMLLRQSLISLHYIQNAIDIFKSHEGYERRLAAAIVIAAANFMDIGDFIRAESYYKKALHIANSLNDHFLTSQLYHNISILYAETGESKKCIDALEQALSDDDYLSSCYFHHSMFMLIKELLSIDERTQALYYFELVKQKHATEKSPIYTAKMNLLHHLYFTEDMVKKAQACFDEISILKELKDAEGARELSALAARHFEELGAIHQAYLFLKDAYHMEHTTLDWRNSNEKNEFTDFHFSHRCFRTNSVFQFLK
- a CDS encoding PRD domain-containing protein codes for the protein MFKIKKVLNSSVVLAEDQNQQEMVLFGRGIGYGQKPGQMIEEKKADQVFMSVDNMRAKEFLQLLDSMPQEFIDLTQHIVQYAEKRLNTNLNSGVYFTLMDHLNFAVERHKKNINITNRVYWEIKNYYTEEFEVGNYALELVNETLGIQLPKEEAANIAFHLINALGEESDSKDGMKYAKMIGSIVNLVRYTLNMKMDQENIHYSRFITHVKFFVERFYANKLLSDQENELFEQIAHLYPQAMDVAFKIKDYIKQVHSIVIPNDELTYLAVHIHRLISYQELK